In Helicobacter pylori, a single genomic region encodes these proteins:
- a CDS encoding type I restriction-modification system subunit M — MENKNTQANGKNNEHASSSLERNELHNTIWKVANELRGSVDGWDFKQYVLGVLFYRYISENMANHHNEYERKLDPNFDYASLSDEEAQIVRKSTIEEKGFFIPPSALFCNVLKNAPSNEDLNVTLQNIFNEIEKSSLGTPSEENVKGLFADLDVNSNKLGSSHQNRVEKLTKILQAIGGMQLGDYQQSGIDVFGDAYEYLMAMYASNAGKSGGEYFTPQEVSELLAKIALHGQESVNKVYDPCCGSGSLLLQFSKVLGDKNVSKGYFGQEINLTTYNLCRINMFLHDINYTKFHIALGDTLLDPKHEDDEPFDAIVSNPPYSTKWVGDNSPILMNDERFSPAGALAPKNAADLAFTMHMLSYLSNSGTAAIVEFPGVLYRGNAEAKIREYLVKENVIDCVIALPDNLFFGTSIATCILVLKKNKKDDTTLFIDASKEFVKEGKKNKLKEYNRERILQTYIERKAIKHFSALANIEKIQENDYNLSVNRYVEQEDTKEAIDIKALNSEISQIVEKQSALRNRLELIIKELEA; from the coding sequence ATGGAAAACAAAAACACTCAAGCGAATGGGAAAAACAACGAGCATGCATCTTCTTCATTAGAGCGTAACGAATTGCACAACACCATTTGGAAAGTGGCGAACGAATTGAGAGGCTCAGTGGATGGCTGGGATTTCAAGCAATACGTTTTAGGCGTTCTTTTTTACCGCTACATTTCAGAAAACATGGCTAATCACCACAATGAATACGAGCGAAAGCTTGATCCGAATTTTGATTACGCTTCATTAAGCGATGAAGAGGCTCAAATCGTAAGAAAATCAACCATTGAAGAAAAAGGCTTTTTCATCCCGCCAAGTGCTTTATTTTGTAACGTTTTAAAAAACGCGCCTAGTAACGAAGATCTCAATGTAACCTTACAAAACATTTTTAACGAAATAGAAAAATCCAGCCTTGGCACTCCATCAGAAGAAAACGTCAAAGGCTTGTTTGCGGATTTAGACGTCAATAGCAACAAGTTAGGGAGCTCTCATCAAAATAGGGTGGAAAAATTGACTAAAATCCTTCAAGCCATAGGGGGCATGCAATTAGGCGACTACCAACAAAGCGGGATCGATGTTTTTGGCGACGCTTATGAATATTTAATGGCGATGTATGCGAGCAATGCCGGCAAAAGCGGAGGGGAATATTTCACCCCCCAAGAAGTGAGCGAACTGCTCGCTAAAATCGCCCTGCACGGCCAAGAGAGCGTCAATAAAGTTTATGACCCATGCTGTGGGAGCGGGAGCTTACTCTTACAATTTTCTAAAGTGCTAGGCGATAAAAACGTCTCAAAAGGGTATTTTGGGCAAGAAATCAATTTGACCACTTACAACCTTTGCCGCATCAACATGTTTTTGCATGACATCAATTACACTAAATTCCACATCGCGCTAGGGGACACGCTTTTAGATCCAAAACATGAAGACGATGAGCCTTTTGATGCGATCGTTTCCAACCCTCCCTATTCCACTAAATGGGTGGGCGATAACAGCCCCATTTTAATGAATGATGAGCGCTTTAGCCCGGCCGGTGCGCTAGCGCCCAAAAACGCCGCCGATCTCGCTTTCACCATGCACATGCTTTCTTATTTATCCAATAGCGGCACGGCTGCGATCGTGGAATTTCCCGGGGTGCTTTATAGAGGGAACGCTGAAGCAAAAATCAGAGAATATTTAGTCAAAGAGAATGTCATTGACTGCGTGATCGCTTTGCCTGATAACCTCTTTTTTGGAACGAGTATCGCTACTTGCATTTTAGTGCTTAAGAAAAACAAAAAAGACGACACCACGCTTTTTATTGATGCGAGTAAGGAATTTGTCAAAGAAGGCAAGAAAAACAAGCTCAAAGAGTATAACCGAGAAAGGATTTTGCAAACCTATATTGAAAGGAAAGCCATCAAGCATTTTTCGGCTCTAGCTAATATAGAGAAAATCCAAGAAAACGATTACAATCTCTCCGTCAACCGCTATGTGGAGCAAGAAGACACCAAAGAAGCCATTGACATTAAAGCGCTCAATAGTGAGATTTCTCAAATCGTAGAAAAACAAAGCGC
- a CDS encoding PAP2 family protein has translation MVFDRTISVREKKAAKTLGIIGIVFFILFGVVISGVAFQKEWVQQLDLFFIDLIRNPAPIQKSAWLSFVFFSTWFAQSKLTTPIALLIGLWFGFQKRIALGVWFFFSILLGEFTLKSLKLLVARPRPVTNGELVFAHGFSFPSGHALASALFYGSLALLLCYSNANNRIKTIGAIILLFWIFLMAYDRVYLGVHYPSDVLGGFLLGTAWSCCSLALYLGFLKRPYKIA, from the coding sequence ATGGTATTTGACAGAACAATCAGCGTAAGAGAGAAAAAAGCGGCTAAAACGCTTGGGATTATTGGGATCGTCTTTTTTATTTTGTTTGGCGTCGTAATAAGCGGGGTGGCTTTTCAAAAAGAGTGGGTGCAACAATTGGATTTATTTTTTATAGACTTGATCCGCAATCCTGCCCCCATTCAAAAAAGTGCATGGCTTTCTTTCGTGTTTTTTAGCACTTGGTTTGCGCAAAGCAAGCTCACCACTCCTATAGCCTTACTCATTGGCTTGTGGTTTGGGTTTCAAAAACGCATCGCTTTGGGGGTGTGGTTTTTCTTTAGCATCTTATTAGGTGAATTCACCTTAAAATCCCTTAAGCTTTTAGTGGCGCGCCCACGGCCTGTAACCAATGGCGAATTGGTTTTTGCGCATGGCTTTAGTTTCCCCAGCGGGCATGCTTTAGCTTCAGCGCTTTTTTACGGCTCCTTGGCGTTGTTGTTATGCTATTCTAACGCCAACAATCGCATTAAAACTATTGGTGCTATTATTTTGCTTTTTTGGATTTTTTTAATGGCGTATGATAGGGTTTATTTAGGGGTGCATTACCCTAGCGATGTTTTAGGAGGGTTTTTATTAGGGACTGCTTGGTCGTGCTGTTCTTTAGCGCTTTATTTGGGGTTTTTGAAACGCCCTTACAAAATCGCTTAA
- a CDS encoding type I restriction endonuclease subunit M encodes MTFRNGIIAYLSHKRMESARNKKIIFFAIMKPLKADNAKQNRQSKKHKKGLIPSWKTKTLKRMGKTTSMHLLH; translated from the coding sequence ATGACTTTTAGAAATGGGATTATAGCTTATTTATCCCACAAACGCATGGAAAGCGCAAGGAATAAAAAAATAATATTCTTTGCTATAATGAAACCTTTAAAGGCTGACAACGCCAAACAAAACCGCCAATCAAAAAAACACAAAAAAGGGCTTATACCATCATGGAAAACAAAAACACTCAAGCGAATGGGAAAAACAACGAGCATGCATCTTCTTCATTAG